AGTGAGCTTCCAGTCCCATTCGTCGTCACTCGTCGGCATCCGTGTCCTCGTTCAGACGCGCTCGAATCTCGTCGCTGCTGTAGGTTCGTCCCTCACCGGTCGCCAGCCGGTGTTCACTGGCGGCGATGTCTTTCCAGCCCTTCCGCGAGAACGCGGGGTGCTTCACGGCGTCACGGAGCGCCCACCGAATGAACTCGCTCCGGGACGGAAAGTTTTCGGCCCGCCAGGTCGCATCGAGGTCGTCAAGGAACGCCTGCGGAATTTTGAGCGTGATGGTGGTCATGTTGGGGTCGTCGTTGGCCCCTGCGTCAGAGTCGGACATACATCTGTATTATCTTCGTATTACTGTAAGCGTTGTCAGTGTGCCGGAGCATATGACTGGCGACAACCACGGAAGAAAATGATTCAAGATGATACGAACGAAATAGAACCGACTTCCGGATTTGATCCGTTTTCAACTACTGGTCGATCACCGGTGTCAGATTACTATTACGTTCACAAGAGCGACGCGCTTGTGCAGCCCACCAGAATGCGGAACGTTCTGGGGACGGCTGAAGCCGTGGGCTCCCTCCTTGGATCTATGTGAATTCAGTCAGGACATACGGACTGTCACGACGGACACACTGGTTCTCCCCTACTGTTTTGATCCTATACGGCGAACGACCACCGATGGCCCTCCACCGTCGCTCCGTGGCCGGCAGCGCCGTCGCCACCTTCCTCGCCGGCCTCGCGCTCTGGCCGCCGCGTGCGGTTTACTGGATGCGCCTCGCCGCCGTCGTCGGCGACGGCGTCACACTCGCCGTCGTCTGCCTCCTCGCTGTCACCTTCGGCGCGGCGTTCGCGTGGCTCACCGGTGTCGACGTTCTGTCGTTCGCCGTTGGTGGCGGCGTCGCCTACGCCGCCGGAATGGTCGCCATCGAGGTGTGGTTCCTGCCCGACAGCCCCGCACATCTCGTCTGGTACGCCGTGCTCTTAGCCTGTCTCGTCGGTGGGGCGGCGCTCCGGGACCGCTTACTCTCGTAGTGAGTACGAACTCGGATTCGACGAGTCGGCGAAGACGACGAGCGTGACGAGGTCCTCCTCGATGGCGAAAAAGTCGTGTTCGAGTCCTCGCTCGACGAAGACCGTATCGCCCGGTTCGACGGCGTGGACGTCGTCGCCCACCCGAACCTTCCCCGAGCCGGCGACGACGTAGTAGAGTTCGTCCTCGGTATGCGGGTTCTTGGGCGCTGCGTCGCCCGCAGCGTGGCGGCCGATTTCCACCCGCATCGACCCCTCGTCCAACACTTCAGCGTAGTTTCCGTTCTCGTCGTTGAGTCGATCGAGCAAGTCGAGCGCCGAGACGTGTGTCATCATGTGTCACTCCAGTCGCATACTCGTATGCTGGCGTTGCCACAATAGCGTTACGCGCTCACAACGCTCGCTCGATGTACCGGTTGACCGACCGGATTCGGTCATCGTCGAACGTCCACAGCGCCACCCACTCGTTGTCGTTGACCTGTTCGGCGACGAGCGCGGCGGTTCGGGCGTCCGCGTCGTCGACGTGGAAGACGACGAACCACGAGGAGCGAAACTCGCCGCGATAGCCCGCGTGGATGACCCCCGGAAACGACCTCGGTGGGATCCAGTCGGGGACGCCGTAGACGTGAACCGCCACGTCGGTTTCGCCGACCGTCCGATACACCTCCCGCGTCCCGCGTTCGTCGTCGAGGCGGGAGAGCCGCTGGAACGACGAGCGCAGGCGTCCAGAGCCGTGTTGCCAAGCGAGCTGTTCGATGTACCGCGAGATCACGATAAGTGGGAGTTTCTCCGAGTGTGAGGCCGGATATCCCCGAACCCTGAACGGCGTCTCCTCGAGTCCCTCGATGACTGCCGGCAGGGTCACGTCGCCGAGGGATTTCGTCCCCGTGACGTACAGATCAGAGTTGACAAAGAGTAGTTCCCGTTCGAGCGCTTCGAGCGGCTAGGAGGCGACGACGTCGTCGTCGTCGAGCAACACGA
This window of the Haloplanus rubicundus genome carries:
- a CDS encoding DICT sensory domain-containing protein gives rise to the protein MTLPAVIEGLEETPFRVRGYPASHSEKLPLIVISRYIEQLAWQHGSGRLRSSFQRLSRLDDERGTREVYRTVGETDVAVHVYGVPDWIPPRSFPGVIHAGYRGEFRSSWFVVFHVDDADARTAALVAEQVNDNEWVALWTFDDDRIRSVNRYIERAL
- a CDS encoding ribbon-helix-helix domain-containing protein, with product MSDSDAGANDDPNMTTITLKIPQAFLDDLDATWRAENFPSRSEFIRWALRDAVKHPAFSRKGWKDIAASEHRLATGEGRTYSSDEIRARLNEDTDADE
- a CDS encoding cupin domain-containing protein, with product MMTHVSALDLLDRLNDENGNYAEVLDEGSMRVEIGRHAAGDAAPKNPHTEDELYYVVAGSGKVRVGDDVHAVEPGDTVFVERGLEHDFFAIEEDLVTLVVFADSSNPSSYSLRE